From the Aquitalea magnusonii genome, one window contains:
- a CDS encoding SPOR domain-containing protein — MALSAHDELILLRKRARRRLVGAVVLVTVSTVVLWNVVGHLPDQQMRPESVEIASEASGVPAETALPPAVNLAASSPASQAGKSVASAPVLAAASAPSAKVATTQLPADLSSVGEDKPVAAPKLSAPAAAAVAAVGAVAAVQASKPKPADGAASQPLAHQPAKKKVASKPAELHQPAAADNKPAKVEKPAAAKHKQADPAAILAGHFDDEPAAKPAPAKKSESKAEKVDNVGSGKSVIQLAALSDPAKADALKSKLSGLGVAAHFTKVQTSKGEVTRVRVGPFASRAEAEAALRKLSQAGVSGIIVSK; from the coding sequence ATGGCTCTGTCTGCTCACGATGAACTGATTTTGTTGCGCAAGCGTGCCAGGCGTCGTCTGGTCGGTGCGGTTGTGCTGGTCACGGTATCCACGGTGGTGTTGTGGAATGTGGTTGGCCATTTGCCTGACCAGCAGATGCGCCCGGAATCGGTGGAAATTGCCAGTGAAGCATCCGGAGTGCCGGCTGAAACCGCATTGCCGCCGGCAGTGAACCTGGCCGCGAGCAGCCCGGCATCCCAGGCGGGCAAGTCTGTGGCTTCCGCTCCTGTGCTGGCCGCTGCTTCCGCGCCGTCAGCCAAGGTGGCCACCACGCAACTGCCGGCAGATCTTAGCTCGGTTGGCGAGGACAAGCCGGTAGCCGCGCCCAAACTGTCAGCGCCGGCGGCTGCTGCGGTCGCCGCGGTTGGTGCCGTGGCTGCAGTACAGGCCAGTAAACCCAAGCCGGCGGATGGTGCGGCCAGTCAGCCTCTGGCGCATCAGCCAGCAAAGAAGAAAGTAGCCAGTAAACCGGCTGAGCTGCATCAGCCTGCGGCTGCAGACAACAAACCGGCCAAGGTGGAAAAGCCAGCCGCGGCCAAGCACAAGCAAGCAGATCCTGCCGCAATCCTGGCTGGGCATTTCGATGATGAGCCTGCGGCCAAGCCGGCTCCGGCAAAGAAAAGTGAGTCCAAAGCAGAAAAAGTGGATAATGTCGGCAGTGGCAAGTCGGTGATTCAGCTGGCAGCCCTGTCAGACCCGGCCAAGGCTGATGCACTCAAGAGCAAATTGTCCGGTCTGGGTGTGGCGGCTCACTTTACCAAGGTGCAAACCAGCAAGGGCGAAGTAACTCGCGTGCGGGTTGGGCCGTTTGCCAGTCGTGCCGAGGCGGAGGCTGCCTTGCGCAAGCTGTCCCAGGCTGGCGTGTCTGGCATTATCGTGAGCAAGTAA
- a CDS encoding acyl-CoA dehydrogenase, with amino-acid sequence MFAAVLLIALIGALAYYRAPVLAWTVGLAAWLASLQFAFGCPVSTIAWCVFALLALVLNIVPLRRAVFTGPVFGIFKKITPAMSQTEQEAINAGTVWWDRDLFSGKPDYQRLLAFPDAKLSAEEQAFLDGPTEQLCAMIDDWKITHELKDLPPEVWQFIKDNGFLGMIVKKKYGGLEFSNYAHAKVVTKIATRGGSAAVSVMVPNSLGPGELLQHYGTEAQKDYYLPRLAKGVEVPCFALTSPYAGSDAGSIPDYGIVCRGSYTDPRSGQRHENVLGLRVSWEKRWITLAPVATILGLAFKMYDPDHLLGDKEEIGITCALVPTEHEGVCIGRRHFPGGAVFMNGPTWGKDVFIPLEWIIGGREFAGQGWRMLVECLSVGRCISLPAMSVACGKVTTFTTGAYARIRDQFGLPIGKFEGVDEAMARIGGYTYQMEASQDLALTGLDMGEKPSVLSAVLKYHNTERMRKTINDAMDIHGGKAVVLGPRNYLARAYQSIPIGITVEGANILTRSMIIYGQGAIRCHPFVLREMKAAMANDAVEFDRAITGHINFVISNVFRSLWLGLTGARFAGAPRGGETARYYKQITRFSSAFALLSDMAMFSLGGSLKFREKLSARLGDMLSNLYIATACLKRFEREGAQKEDLAVLGWAVENALFDLQHAMDGFLANLPSRGLAWVLRKIIFPWGLTLKPASDRIGTKVARGMMEPGGMRDRLTRGMYVSPSEEDAVGVLRHALDAILATEPLEQKLRKLAREGKFKRVTARERLEEALQAGLLTQSEFEAVSRARKLKRDVIMVDDFDMALERHDAALLKRHIF; translated from the coding sequence ATGTTTGCTGCTGTTCTTCTCATCGCACTGATCGGTGCGTTGGCGTACTATCGCGCGCCGGTGCTTGCGTGGACTGTAGGGCTGGCGGCCTGGCTGGCCAGCCTGCAATTTGCGTTTGGCTGCCCGGTTTCCACCATTGCCTGGTGTGTGTTTGCACTGCTGGCGCTTGTGCTGAATATCGTGCCGCTGCGTCGTGCCGTTTTCACCGGCCCGGTATTCGGCATCTTCAAGAAAATCACCCCGGCCATGTCGCAAACCGAGCAGGAAGCGATCAATGCCGGTACGGTGTGGTGGGATCGGGACCTGTTCTCCGGCAAGCCGGATTACCAGCGTCTGCTGGCCTTCCCGGATGCCAAGCTGAGCGCGGAAGAGCAGGCTTTCCTGGATGGCCCCACCGAGCAGCTGTGCGCGATGATTGACGACTGGAAGATCACGCACGAGCTGAAGGACTTGCCGCCGGAAGTGTGGCAGTTCATCAAGGACAACGGCTTTCTGGGCATGATCGTCAAGAAGAAGTACGGCGGTCTGGAGTTTTCCAACTATGCCCACGCCAAAGTGGTGACCAAGATTGCTACCCGTGGCGGTTCTGCCGCGGTGTCGGTCATGGTGCCCAACTCGCTCGGTCCGGGTGAGTTGCTGCAGCACTATGGCACCGAAGCACAAAAAGATTATTACCTGCCGCGTCTGGCCAAGGGCGTGGAAGTACCTTGCTTTGCGCTGACCAGCCCTTATGCCGGTTCGGACGCAGGCAGCATTCCTGACTACGGCATTGTCTGCCGTGGCAGCTATACCGACCCGCGCAGCGGCCAGCGGCACGAAAACGTGCTGGGCCTGCGTGTGAGCTGGGAAAAGCGCTGGATTACCCTGGCCCCGGTGGCCACCATTCTGGGTCTGGCATTCAAGATGTACGACCCGGACCACCTGTTGGGCGACAAGGAAGAGATTGGCATTACCTGCGCACTGGTGCCGACCGAGCATGAAGGCGTCTGCATTGGCCGCCGTCATTTCCCCGGTGGTGCGGTGTTCATGAATGGCCCGACCTGGGGCAAGGATGTGTTCATTCCGCTGGAATGGATCATTGGCGGGCGCGAGTTTGCCGGTCAGGGCTGGCGCATGCTGGTGGAGTGCCTGTCGGTTGGCCGCTGCATTTCCCTGCCGGCCATGTCGGTGGCCTGCGGTAAGGTGACAACCTTCACCACTGGTGCCTATGCCCGCATTCGCGACCAGTTCGGCCTGCCCATCGGCAAGTTCGAAGGCGTGGACGAGGCGATGGCGCGCATCGGTGGTTATACCTACCAGATGGAAGCTTCGCAGGACCTGGCACTGACCGGCCTGGATATGGGCGAGAAGCCATCGGTGCTGTCGGCGGTGTTGAAGTATCACAACACCGAACGCATGCGCAAAACCATCAATGACGCGATGGACATTCATGGCGGCAAGGCCGTGGTGCTGGGTCCGCGCAACTATCTGGCCCGTGCCTATCAATCCATTCCGATCGGCATTACGGTGGAAGGTGCCAATATCCTCACCCGTTCGATGATCATCTATGGTCAGGGTGCCATTCGCTGCCATCCCTTTGTGCTGCGTGAAATGAAGGCTGCCATGGCCAATGACGCGGTCGAGTTTGATCGTGCCATCACCGGCCACATCAACTTCGTTATCAGCAATGTGTTCCGTTCGCTGTGGCTGGGATTGACTGGGGCGCGCTTTGCCGGTGCGCCGCGCGGTGGCGAAACCGCGCGCTATTACAAGCAGATTACCCGTTTCTCCAGCGCCTTTGCCTTGCTGTCCGATATGGCCATGTTCAGCCTGGGCGGCTCGCTGAAGTTCCGCGAAAAATTGTCTGCCCGCCTGGGTGATATGTTGTCCAATCTGTATATCGCCACGGCCTGCCTCAAGCGTTTCGAACGCGAAGGTGCGCAAAAAGAAGATCTCGCGGTACTTGGCTGGGCGGTTGAGAATGCCCTGTTTGACCTGCAGCACGCGATGGATGGTTTTCTGGCTAACCTGCCCAGCCGTGGTCTGGCCTGGGTGTTGCGCAAGATCATTTTCCCATGGGGCCTGACGCTTAAGCCGGCATCCGACCGCATTGGCACCAAGGTGGCGCGCGGCATGATGGAGCCCGGTGGCATGCGTGATCGCCTGACCCGCGGCATGTATGTGTCACCGTCGGAGGAGGATGCTGTCGGCGTGCTGCGTCATGCGCTGGATGCCATCCTGGCGACTGAACCGCTGGAGCAGAAGCTGCGCAAGCTGGCGCGGGAAGGCAAGTTCAAGCGTGTAACGGCAAGAGAACGGCTGGAGGAGGCATTGCAGGCTGGTTTGCTGACGCAGTCAGAGTTCGAGGCAGTAAGCCGGGCACGCAAACTTAAGCGCGACGTCATCATGGTGGATGATTTTGACATGGCGCTGGAGCGGCACGATGCGGCGCTACTGAAGCGGCACATTTTCTAA
- a CDS encoding O-succinylhomoserine sulfhydrylase: protein MSVENTAQHYHPETLAIRGGRESSEYREHSQALHLTSSFCYESAEQAAAMFLGEIEGYTYSRFTNPTVTAFQQRLALMEGGERAIATATGMAAIQAIMMSLLKAGDHIVSSQSLFGSTTNLFAGLLAKFGVETTFVDARDLAAWEAAAKPNSKLFFLETPSNPLTEVADIAAISAIAHRHHALLVVDNSFCSPALQQPLKLGADLVMHSATKYLDGHGRVMGGAVVGSNALVEQVYLHVRTAGPTLAPFNAWVLLSGLETLSLRMEKHSANALELARWLEAHPAIERVYYPGLPSHPQHELAQRQQKAGGAVVSFVVKGGRAGAWKLVDGVQLISRTANLGDVKSTITHPASTTHARVAPEIREKAGIVEGLIRVAVGLENVQDLQADLARGLD from the coding sequence ATGTCAGTCGAAAATACAGCACAGCACTATCATCCTGAAACACTGGCAATCCGTGGCGGGCGCGAAAGCAGCGAATATCGCGAACACAGCCAGGCTCTGCACCTGACTTCCAGTTTCTGTTATGAGTCGGCGGAGCAGGCTGCCGCCATGTTTCTGGGTGAAATAGAGGGCTATACCTATTCCCGTTTCACCAATCCCACCGTCACGGCCTTTCAGCAGCGACTGGCGCTGATGGAGGGCGGCGAGCGTGCCATTGCCACCGCCACCGGCATGGCGGCCATTCAGGCCATCATGATGAGCCTGCTCAAGGCTGGCGATCACATTGTCTCCTCGCAAAGTCTGTTCGGCTCCACTACCAATCTGTTTGCCGGTCTGCTGGCAAAATTCGGGGTGGAAACCACCTTTGTTGATGCGCGCGACCTGGCGGCATGGGAGGCTGCGGCCAAACCCAACAGCAAGCTGTTCTTTCTGGAGACACCTTCCAATCCGCTGACGGAAGTGGCAGACATCGCTGCCATTTCCGCCATTGCCCATCGCCATCATGCCTTGCTGGTGGTGGATAACAGTTTTTGTTCACCGGCCTTGCAGCAGCCGCTGAAACTGGGTGCCGATCTGGTCATGCATTCGGCCACCAAATACCTGGATGGCCATGGTCGCGTGATGGGTGGTGCGGTTGTCGGCAGCAATGCACTGGTAGAGCAGGTTTACCTGCATGTGCGCACCGCCGGCCCGACCCTGGCTCCGTTCAATGCCTGGGTGCTGTTGTCCGGTCTGGAAACCTTGTCGCTGCGCATGGAAAAACACAGCGCCAATGCATTGGAACTGGCGCGCTGGCTGGAGGCGCATCCCGCCATCGAACGTGTCTACTATCCGGGGCTGCCCAGCCATCCGCAGCATGAACTGGCGCAGCGTCAGCAAAAAGCCGGTGGTGCGGTGGTGTCTTTTGTGGTCAAGGGTGGTCGTGCTGGGGCATGGAAGCTGGTGGATGGCGTCCAGCTGATTTCGCGAACTGCCAATCTTGGTGATGTAAAGAGTACAATTACCCACCCTGCATCGACCACCCATGCGCGGGTTGCGCCAGAGATTCGTGAGAAGGCCGGCATCGTGGAGGGGCTGATCCGTGTCGCGGTGGGCTTGGAGAATGTGCAAGATCTGCAGGCCGATCTGGCGCGCGGACTTGACTAA
- the purF gene encoding amidophosphoribosyltransferase — protein sequence MCGILGVVGQSPVNQLLYDGLQVLQHRGQDAAGIVTSSGKTFHMHKGSGMVRDVFRTRNMRSLMGNAGIAHVRYPTAGSASSLAEAQPFYVNSPFGIVLAHNGNLTNTDELKADMFRHDLRHINTNSDSEVLLNVFAHELAERVVGFELSVDAIFGAVEAVHRRVRGAYAVVALIAGYGLVAFRDPNGIRPLVIGSTQGSGKTEYMFASESVALDCSGFSTLRDVEPGEGVFVSFDGDFHARQCAKEVRHAPCLFEYVYFARPDSVIDGASVYQSRIVMGEKLGEKIRRVLPALDIDVVMPIPDTSRPSALALANSLGLPYREGFIKNRYIGRTFIMPGQAVRKKSVRQKLNPVACEFKDRNVLLVDDSIVRGTTSKEIVQMARDAGAKKVYFASAAPAVRFPNVYGIDMPTRAELLATGRTELEIAAEIGADAVIYQDLSALQEAVHSVNPKLHEFETSCFDGKYITGDITAAYLDAIECARGADKKEENPVSTQMIDLNLNVAEQNLM from the coding sequence ATGTGTGGAATTCTAGGCGTGGTAGGGCAGTCTCCCGTCAACCAGTTGTTGTATGACGGACTGCAAGTGCTGCAGCACCGTGGGCAGGATGCGGCGGGTATTGTCACCTCCAGTGGCAAGACCTTTCACATGCACAAGGGCAGCGGCATGGTGCGCGACGTATTCCGCACCCGCAATATGCGCTCGCTGATGGGTAATGCCGGTATCGCCCATGTGCGCTACCCGACTGCCGGCTCTGCCTCCAGTCTGGCCGAGGCCCAGCCGTTCTATGTCAACTCGCCGTTTGGCATCGTGCTGGCGCACAACGGCAACCTGACCAATACCGATGAACTCAAGGCGGACATGTTCCGTCATGACCTGCGCCATATCAATACCAACTCCGACTCCGAGGTGTTGCTCAACGTATTTGCGCACGAGTTGGCCGAGCGTGTGGTGGGCTTTGAACTGAGCGTGGATGCCATCTTTGGTGCCGTCGAGGCAGTGCATCGCCGTGTGCGCGGTGCTTATGCCGTGGTGGCGCTGATTGCCGGTTATGGCCTGGTGGCCTTCCGCGATCCCAATGGTATCCGTCCGCTGGTGATCGGCAGTACCCAGGGTAGTGGCAAGACCGAGTACATGTTTGCTTCCGAATCGGTGGCGCTGGACTGCTCCGGTTTCAGCACGCTGCGTGATGTCGAGCCGGGTGAGGGTGTGTTTGTCAGCTTTGATGGTGACTTCCATGCCCGTCAGTGCGCCAAGGAAGTGCGTCATGCGCCCTGTCTGTTTGAATATGTTTACTTTGCTCGTCCGGATTCGGTGATTGATGGTGCTTCGGTCTACCAGTCACGCATCGTGATGGGGGAGAAGCTGGGCGAGAAAATCCGCCGCGTGCTGCCGGCGCTGGATATCGATGTGGTGATGCCGATTCCGGATACCAGCCGCCCCAGCGCACTGGCGCTGGCCAATAGCCTGGGCCTGCCGTACCGCGAAGGCTTCATCAAGAACCGCTATATCGGTCGCACCTTCATCATGCCGGGGCAGGCTGTGCGTAAAAAATCGGTACGGCAGAAGCTGAACCCGGTGGCTTGCGAGTTCAAGGACCGCAATGTGCTGCTGGTGGATGACTCCATTGTGCGCGGCACGACATCCAAGGAAATCGTACAAATGGCGCGCGATGCCGGAGCCAAAAAAGTGTACTTTGCTTCCGCTGCGCCGGCGGTGCGCTTCCCCAATGTCTACGGTATCGACATGCCTACCCGTGCCGAACTGCTGGCCACCGGCCGCACCGAGCTGGAGATCGCGGCAGAGATTGGCGCGGACGCGGTGATCTACCAGGACCTGTCGGCCTTGCAAGAAGCAGTGCATTCGGTGAACCCGAAATTGCATGAGTTTGAAACCTCCTGCTTTGATGGCAAGTACATCACCGGCGATATCACGGCGGCTTATCTGGATGCCATCGAGTGCGCCCGTGGTGCGGACAAGAAAGAGGAAAATCCGGTCAGCACCCAGATGATTGACCTGAACCTGAATGTGGCAGAGCAAAACCTGATGTAA
- a CDS encoding OmpP1/FadL family transporter produces MKLKHLSQSVMLMGVAVGAFSSTALASGYHFGSQSVSAQGTAFANGAEANDASTIFYNPAGMSRLTGNNFSGGLTLVLPDSEYTDKGSKTVIGSATGGGNGGNFAPDYVVAPSFYATHQLNDKWTVGLGIFVPFGAQLDYGNSWAGRYALENIKLETLNFNPSVSFKLDEHHSFGAGISAQYMKASLAKAVDIASGLRESGYSAATIAAIKAAYGLNDGQASLDADGWGFGFNLGYMYQLNDDTRFGLAYRSNIHHKLDGNATWNYSGVTANTTVMNAILNSAQNLGHVSSGGSVTVDTPESISANTFHKLNDKVDLMADLTWTRHSRMDSIDIKFSQPGEGDLVIKQGWRDTFKLSLGANYHYSDSLLLRTGIAWDQSPVKNDDLRHPALPDSDRYWLSFGANYKLSKQSSIDLAYSYVFFKNANINYKDGCTPVSTTCTGNGENTIGSYKTNLQFLGLQYNYSF; encoded by the coding sequence ATGAAACTCAAGCACCTCAGCCAATCCGTGATGCTGATGGGAGTTGCCGTCGGGGCGTTCTCTTCCACAGCACTGGCTTCCGGTTATCACTTCGGCTCACAAAGCGTTTCCGCGCAAGGCACGGCATTTGCCAATGGCGCAGAAGCGAATGACGCTTCCACCATCTTTTATAATCCGGCCGGTATGTCTCGTCTGACCGGAAATAATTTCTCCGGTGGTCTGACTCTGGTGCTGCCGGATTCAGAATATACCGATAAAGGTTCAAAAACCGTAATTGGCTCGGCTACCGGTGGTGGCAATGGAGGTAATTTCGCCCCTGATTATGTAGTGGCGCCATCTTTTTATGCCACTCATCAGCTAAACGACAAGTGGACTGTTGGTCTTGGTATTTTTGTGCCGTTCGGAGCACAGCTGGATTATGGCAACAGCTGGGCTGGTCGTTATGCTTTGGAAAACATCAAGTTGGAAACGCTGAACTTTAATCCTTCCGTTTCTTTCAAGCTTGATGAACACCATTCCTTTGGTGCAGGTATCTCCGCTCAATACATGAAGGCTAGCTTGGCCAAGGCAGTAGATATTGCTAGTGGCTTGCGTGAAAGTGGTTATTCGGCAGCTACTATTGCTGCAATCAAAGCAGCTTATGGTTTGAATGATGGACAGGCATCACTTGATGCTGATGGCTGGGGTTTTGGTTTCAATTTGGGCTATATGTACCAACTGAATGACGACACCCGTTTTGGCTTGGCATATCGCTCGAATATCCATCATAAGCTCGATGGTAATGCAACCTGGAACTATTCTGGTGTCACCGCAAATACAACGGTGATGAATGCAATTCTGAACTCGGCCCAAAATCTCGGACATGTCAGTTCTGGTGGCTCGGTTACGGTAGATACCCCGGAGTCTATTTCTGCCAATACTTTCCACAAGCTGAATGATAAAGTGGATTTGATGGCTGATCTGACCTGGACGCGACATTCCCGCATGGACAGTATCGACATCAAGTTTAGCCAACCAGGTGAGGGTGATCTGGTCATCAAGCAAGGCTGGCGTGATACTTTCAAACTGTCGCTGGGTGCCAATTACCATTACAGCGATAGTCTGTTGCTGCGTACTGGTATTGCCTGGGATCAGTCTCCGGTAAAAAATGACGACCTGCGTCACCCGGCGCTACCAGATAGTGATCGTTACTGGTTGTCTTTTGGCGCCAATTACAAATTGAGCAAACAATCGTCGATTGATCTGGCCTATTCTTATGTTTTTTTCAAGAATGCCAATATCAATTACAAAGATGGCTGCACCCCGGTTTCCACTACCTGCACGGGTAATGGTGAAAATACCATTGGCAGTTACAAGACCAATTTGCAATTCCTTGGTCTGCAGTACAACTACAGCTTCTAA
- a CDS encoding acyl-CoA thioesterase, which yields MDSPTTRLPTLRVRALPTATNAYGRVQAGWLMGQIDMAGSLDAERLARGPVATVAVNAFQFTHPILLGDVVNLYVERLRVGQKSVTLKISVEAERLDGELVFVTEVIATFVAIDMDGRSRNLAEVV from the coding sequence ATGGATTCGCCTACTACTCGTTTACCCACCTTGCGGGTTCGCGCGCTGCCGACGGCAACCAATGCTTACGGCAGAGTGCAGGCTGGTTGGCTGATGGGGCAGATCGATATGGCGGGTAGCCTTGATGCTGAAAGGTTGGCGCGCGGCCCTGTGGCTACGGTTGCGGTGAATGCCTTTCAGTTCACCCATCCCATCCTGCTGGGCGATGTGGTCAATCTGTATGTGGAAAGACTGCGCGTGGGACAAAAGTCGGTGACCTTGAAGATTTCGGTCGAGGCGGAAAGGCTGGATGGTGAGCTGGTATTTGTCACCGAGGTGATCGCTACTTTTGTAGCGATCGATATGGATGGGAGATCTCGTAATTTGGCTGAAGTTGTTTGA
- a CDS encoding CvpA family protein: MTVFDYVVIAILIGSVLVAMVRGLVAEVLSLGSWILAFWCAKELSPLLATFMPNELPSQGLRLVASFVLLFFLSWLATALLRITLTSLLDSTGLGGLNRLMGAVFGLARGLVLVTVLVLVGGLSDMPRQPMWRNAVLAAPFESLALSLRPWLPAMLADNLHYTG, from the coding sequence ATGACCGTCTTCGATTATGTGGTGATTGCCATCCTGATCGGCTCCGTGCTGGTGGCCATGGTGCGTGGCCTGGTGGCCGAAGTGCTGTCGCTGGGTTCGTGGATTCTGGCGTTCTGGTGTGCCAAGGAGCTGTCTCCGCTGCTGGCCACCTTCATGCCCAATGAGTTGCCCAGTCAGGGTTTGCGGCTGGTTGCTTCTTTTGTGCTGTTGTTTTTCCTGTCGTGGCTGGCCACGGCATTATTACGCATCACCCTGACCAGTCTGCTTGATTCGACTGGCCTGGGTGGTCTGAACCGATTGATGGGTGCCGTGTTCGGCCTGGCTCGCGGGCTGGTGCTGGTGACGGTGCTGGTGCTGGTGGGCGGCTTGAGTGATATGCCGCGCCAGCCTATGTGGAGGAATGCGGTATTGGCCGCTCCATTCGAATCACTGGCCTTGTCATTAAGGCCCTGGCTGCCAGCCATGCTGGCAGACAATCTGCATTACACGGGCTAG
- a CDS encoding TetR/AcrR family transcriptional regulator: MEASRPDTATRILDVSERLFVEHGFEATSLRMITQQAEVNLAAVNYHFGSKDALFEAVFMRRLAPLIASCLAELDELEAREEKLSVEGLVTTFIRPCLALSKDPARGGALFVRLLSRTLVENHRLLRETISQQYSVFVQRYSRAFHHALPELGVEELAWRMHFAFSVMFNAFAGNDVLKIFTRSQIVSARDPDMIVKYLVPFVVAGLVSPVEG, encoded by the coding sequence ATGGAAGCCAGCCGACCGGATACGGCAACACGCATTCTGGACGTTTCCGAGCGGCTGTTCGTGGAGCACGGTTTCGAGGCTACCTCGCTTCGCATGATTACTCAGCAGGCCGAAGTCAACCTGGCCGCGGTGAATTATCACTTTGGCTCTAAGGATGCACTGTTTGAAGCCGTGTTCATGCGCAGGCTGGCGCCCTTGATTGCGTCCTGCCTGGCCGAACTGGACGAGCTGGAGGCAAGAGAAGAGAAGCTGTCGGTAGAAGGGCTGGTCACGACATTCATTCGTCCGTGTCTGGCGCTGTCCAAGGACCCTGCGAGGGGCGGGGCCCTGTTCGTCAGACTTCTGTCACGCACATTGGTGGAAAACCACCGGCTGCTGCGTGAAACCATCTCACAGCAATACAGTGTATTCGTACAACGCTACTCGCGCGCATTTCACCATGCGCTGCCAGAGCTTGGGGTTGAGGAACTGGCCTGGAGGATGCACTTCGCATTCAGTGTCATGTTCAACGCCTTTGCCGGAAACGATGTGCTGAAAATCTTCACGCGCAGCCAGATCGTTTCCGCCAGGGATCCTGACATGATCGTGAAGTATCTTGTGCCGTTTGTGGTTGCCGGGTTGGTCTCGCCTGTCGAAGGTTAG